One genomic region from Thermococcus celericrescens encodes:
- a CDS encoding AAA family ATPase, which produces MKVEEIHEKGNAVLGEVRKAIVGKDEVLRLILTTILADGHVLLEDLPGLAKTLMAKSFARALGVQFTRVQFTPDLLPSDILGVSVFNQKTLEFELRKGPVFTNILLADEINRAPPKTQSALLEAMQERQATIEGNTYSLPEPFIVIATQNPIEQEGTYPLPEAQLDRFLVRLRVGYPSKAEEIEILRRRMARKKEEPDVQTVLSAEEVVEMQRAVEEVYVSDAILEYITDIVTATREDKKEIEIGASPRGSLALLKLSRAYAALNGRDYVIPDDVKAVAVPALSHRLILKRELWYTKVSQESIMGKLLERVPVPKFE; this is translated from the coding sequence ATGAAAGTGGAGGAGATACACGAGAAAGGTAACGCCGTCCTTGGGGAGGTAAGGAAGGCGATAGTTGGAAAGGACGAGGTGCTGCGGCTTATCCTGACCACGATACTCGCCGACGGCCACGTCCTGCTGGAGGACCTGCCGGGGCTTGCCAAGACCCTGATGGCCAAGAGCTTTGCAAGGGCCTTGGGCGTCCAGTTCACCCGCGTCCAGTTCACGCCGGACCTGCTCCCGAGCGACATACTCGGCGTTTCGGTCTTCAACCAGAAGACATTGGAGTTCGAGCTCAGGAAGGGGCCGGTCTTCACCAACATACTCCTCGCGGACGAGATAAACCGCGCCCCGCCGAAGACGCAGTCCGCCCTACTCGAGGCGATGCAGGAGAGGCAGGCCACGATAGAGGGGAACACCTATTCCCTGCCCGAGCCCTTTATAGTAATAGCCACTCAGAACCCGATAGAGCAAGAGGGAACCTACCCGCTCCCGGAGGCCCAGCTCGACCGCTTCCTCGTCCGCCTCCGCGTCGGCTACCCCTCGAAGGCGGAGGAGATAGAGATACTCCGCAGGAGAATGGCCAGGAAGAAGGAGGAACCGGACGTCCAGACGGTCCTGAGCGCGGAGGAAGTGGTCGAGATGCAGAGGGCGGTCGAGGAGGTCTACGTCAGCGACGCCATACTGGAGTACATAACCGACATCGTGACGGCCACCAGGGAGGACAAGAAGGAGATAGAGATAGGTGCCTCCCCGAGGGGAAGCCTGGCCCTTCTGAAGCTCTCAAGGGCCTACGCAGCCCTCAACGGAAGGGACTACGTTATTCCCGACGACGTTAAAGCCGTTGCCGTTCCGGCTTTGAGCCACAGGCTCATTCTCAAGCGCGAGCTGTGGTACACCAAGGTGAGCCAGGAGAGCATAATGGGGAAGCTCCTCGAGCGCGTTCCGGTTCCTAAATTTGAGTGA
- a CDS encoding DUF4129 domain-containing protein: MSIRVKFAALYTLLFALMTLMMGYSVKNSGLQRSEAPSFGVLLLAIVAVSLLVIFLVLLSWRDLSPGKKKYPVNVRSYLMAWAFAIAGAAGILYYIGRSNPTPPVNSTLNSSLNSTTANGSVVPPAPVYHNDTVSAAPPSGVPSSYVLYGAALLFLAGLSYFAVIYYRKALRKRELREMRRRAELFDRKVEELGLEMFSDPREAVVGIYKNAVLWLEILGVPYKESWTHWEHAERVQIFREPFRGITELFEKAKYAPEKVTWEDAEKALELYRKMRGAVNEVS; this comes from the coding sequence ATGTCCATCAGGGTAAAATTCGCGGCACTCTACACCCTGCTCTTCGCATTGATGACCCTTATGATGGGCTACAGCGTTAAAAACTCCGGACTTCAGCGGAGTGAGGCCCCTTCCTTCGGCGTTCTGTTGCTCGCAATCGTTGCCGTTTCCCTGCTGGTCATTTTTCTCGTTCTCCTGAGCTGGAGGGACCTCTCGCCAGGCAAGAAAAAGTATCCCGTTAACGTCAGGTCCTACCTTATGGCCTGGGCGTTCGCGATAGCCGGTGCGGCCGGGATACTCTACTACATCGGCCGCTCGAATCCCACTCCCCCCGTGAACTCCACCCTCAACTCATCCCTTAACAGCACGACGGCCAACGGCAGCGTTGTCCCTCCGGCCCCGGTTTACCACAACGACACCGTTTCAGCCGCCCCTCCCTCGGGGGTTCCCTCGAGCTACGTTCTCTACGGCGCGGCGCTTCTGTTCCTTGCGGGTTTGTCCTACTTCGCCGTGATCTATTACCGCAAGGCCCTCAGGAAGAGGGAGCTCAGGGAGATGAGGCGCAGGGCCGAGCTTTTCGACAGGAAGGTCGAGGAACTTGGTCTGGAAATGTTCAGCGACCCGAGGGAGGCGGTTGTCGGGATATACAAGAACGCCGTCCTCTGGCTCGAGATACTCGGCGTTCCGTATAAGGAAAGCTGGACCCACTGGGAGCACGCGGAGAGGGTTCAAATTTTCAGAGAGCCCTTCAGGGGCATAACGGAGCTCTTTGAGAAGGCAAAGTACGCCCCGGAGAAGGTTACGTGGGAGGATGCGGAGAAGGCGCTCGAGCTTTACAGGAAGATGAGGGGTGCTGTGAATGAGGTTTCATAA
- a CDS encoding DUF2118 family protein — protein sequence MEKMPRLYVEVPPEECIKGGKVTRDCVIIQGSVEVWLRKDEGVPDFVEAERAKFLAKEVYDRFYLYVDGTEGRMLADAILILPDGRTRIYLKKGDELLILPVEGYTKTIIANVGNRVRRGDAFAAVTTKKGEVHYLKPPKTGTVVFIDEITNRPHYVYYILPEE from the coding sequence ATGGAGAAGATGCCGAGGCTCTACGTGGAGGTTCCTCCAGAGGAGTGCATCAAAGGCGGAAAGGTCACCAGGGACTGTGTGATAATCCAGGGAAGCGTTGAGGTCTGGCTGAGAAAGGATGAAGGGGTTCCCGACTTCGTGGAGGCAGAGAGGGCGAAGTTCCTGGCGAAGGAGGTCTACGACAGGTTCTACCTCTACGTGGACGGAACGGAGGGAAGGATGCTCGCCGACGCGATACTAATTCTCCCCGACGGGAGGACCAGGATATACCTGAAGAAGGGCGACGAGCTGCTCATCCTCCCCGTGGAGGGCTATACAAAGACCATCATAGCCAACGTTGGCAACCGTGTGAGGAGAGGAGACGCCTTCGCGGCGGTGACGACGAAGAAAGGGGAAGTCCACTACCTCAAGCCACCAAAGACGGGAACCGTCGTCTTCATAGACGAGATAACCAACAGGCCGCACTACGTGTACTACATCCTGCCCGAGGAGTGA